In Nocardia sputorum, a single genomic region encodes these proteins:
- a CDS encoding TetR family transcriptional regulator codes for MRAAGQATRERILVAAKAEFAQYGIAGARVNRIADAAKASKDRLYAYFAGKDELYAAVTEEWVTQTTDETALDAADLPGYVGRLFDHYVAHPDNARLQAWAEIEQTHIPAAEEAIRRIIAGKLAEIRRGQDQGLVTGDFQPITLIVMLTDLARTAAMHATRTDHHNVAERRAATVLAARRLVSPQARPAGDHR; via the coding sequence ATGCGCGCAGCAGGTCAGGCCACCCGCGAACGAATCCTCGTCGCGGCCAAAGCGGAGTTCGCCCAGTACGGCATCGCCGGAGCGCGCGTCAATCGCATCGCCGACGCCGCCAAGGCGAGCAAGGACCGGCTCTACGCGTACTTCGCGGGTAAAGACGAGCTGTACGCGGCGGTCACCGAGGAATGGGTCACCCAGACGACCGACGAAACCGCCCTCGACGCCGCGGACCTGCCCGGTTATGTGGGCCGGCTCTTCGACCACTACGTCGCGCACCCCGACAACGCCCGGCTACAGGCCTGGGCAGAGATCGAGCAGACCCACATACCCGCCGCCGAAGAGGCCATCCGCCGGATCATCGCGGGAAAGCTGGCCGAGATTCGGCGGGGGCAAGACCAGGGGCTGGTTACCGGGGATTTCCAGCCCATCACCCTGATCGTCATGCTGACCGATCTCGCACGCACGGCAGCCATGCACGCCACCCGCACCGACCACCACAACGTCGCCGAACGACGGGCCGCCACCGTGCTGGCCGCTCGTCGGCTGGTCAGCCCGCAGGCGCGCCCGGCCGGCGACCATCGTTAG
- a CDS encoding aldo/keto reductase gives MSHGPFDSTYAAAADRYEKVPYRRTGNSGLDLPAFSFGLWQKFGTDYPFATQREIILHAFDLGITHFDNADRYGPPHRAAQKNFGAVLAKDLAPYRDELILSTKAGNPIGPSPYLRGGSRKSILTSLDHSLRDLGTDYVDIFYHHSPDPSTPLEESVGALVSAVQQGKALYIGLSNYAPDRTHEAAELLRQAGVPLLIHQARYSIYDRRPERDGLLDTAGQDGFGVIVYSPLAQGLLTDKYLETIPDGARAQNSAFLSPDVIDETYRQRTTALNKIAEARGQSLAQLALQWVLRRPEVTSALIGASSTAQLDHNIAALHFPAFTDDELALIDEHGVHGTGLKL, from the coding sequence ATGAGTCATGGCCCCTTCGATTCGACCTACGCGGCCGCGGCGGACCGATACGAGAAGGTCCCGTACCGCCGTACCGGCAACTCCGGCCTCGACCTGCCCGCCTTCTCGTTCGGCTTGTGGCAGAAGTTCGGCACCGACTACCCGTTCGCGACGCAGCGCGAGATCATCCTGCACGCCTTCGACCTCGGCATCACCCACTTCGACAACGCCGACCGCTACGGCCCGCCGCATCGTGCCGCCCAGAAGAACTTCGGCGCGGTGCTCGCCAAGGACCTCGCGCCCTATCGTGACGAGCTGATTCTCTCGACCAAGGCGGGCAACCCGATCGGCCCGAGCCCGTACCTCCGGGGCGGTTCCCGCAAGTCGATCCTCACCTCACTCGACCACAGCCTGCGCGATCTCGGCACCGACTACGTCGACATCTTCTACCATCACAGCCCGGACCCGAGCACGCCGTTGGAGGAATCCGTCGGCGCGTTGGTCAGCGCGGTACAGCAGGGCAAGGCGCTCTACATCGGCCTGTCCAACTACGCGCCCGACCGCACCCACGAGGCCGCCGAACTGCTGCGGCAGGCGGGCGTCCCGCTGCTCATCCACCAGGCCCGCTATTCGATCTACGACCGCCGTCCGGAACGTGACGGCCTGCTGGACACCGCCGGCCAGGACGGCTTCGGCGTGATCGTCTACTCGCCCCTGGCGCAAGGCTTGCTGACCGACAAGTACCTGGAGACCATCCCGGACGGTGCGCGGGCGCAGAACAGTGCATTCCTGTCGCCGGATGTCATCGACGAGACCTACCGGCAGCGAACCACCGCGCTGAACAAGATCGCCGAGGCCCGCGGGCAGTCCCTCGCGCAGTTGGCGTTGCAGTGGGTGCTGCGGCGACCCGAAGTCACCTCGGCGCTGATCGGCGCGAGCTCCACCGCGCAGCTCGACCACAATATCGCGGCGTTGCACTTCCCGGCGTTCACCGACGACGAACTCGCCCTCATCGACGAGCACGGCGTGCACGGGACCGGCCTGAAGCTCTGA
- a CDS encoding LLM class flavin-dependent oxidoreductase has product MSLEFLWYIPNQVTAGHRGDTIAADHNSLDTLSAQAKALEAHGWQGALIGTGWGRPDTLTVATAVAARTTTFEPLIAIRPGYWRPANFASAAATLDHLSGGRVRVNIVSGKDDLGAYGESESEQADRYARTREFLQLVRRLWTEENVTYRGEHYQVTDSTVLPRIVPRADRRHPKLYFGGASEAAERVAATEADVQLFWGEPLSGVRERIERLRSLSEELGREHPPLEFGLRITTFVRDTTEQAWAEAEAKVVGMAENHHAPVPNPHRRTAVGQQRLLDLAARGEVLDDNLYTTPGKFGGAGAGTTWLVGSPEDVAKSLRKYQDLGITHFVLSDTPYLPEIERQGDQLLPLLRG; this is encoded by the coding sequence ATGAGTCTCGAATTCCTCTGGTACATCCCGAATCAGGTTACGGCGGGACATCGCGGCGACACCATCGCGGCCGATCACAACAGCCTGGACACCTTGAGCGCCCAGGCGAAGGCACTCGAGGCGCACGGATGGCAGGGCGCGCTGATCGGCACCGGATGGGGCCGCCCCGACACCCTCACCGTCGCGACGGCAGTGGCCGCCAGGACCACGACCTTCGAGCCGCTCATCGCGATCCGGCCGGGGTACTGGCGGCCGGCGAATTTCGCATCCGCCGCGGCGACGCTCGACCATCTCTCGGGCGGCCGGGTGCGGGTGAACATCGTGTCCGGGAAGGACGACCTGGGCGCCTACGGCGAGAGCGAGAGCGAACAGGCCGACCGTTACGCCCGCACCAGAGAATTCCTTCAGCTCGTCCGCCGGCTGTGGACCGAGGAGAACGTCACCTACCGGGGCGAGCACTACCAGGTCACCGATTCCACCGTGCTGCCCCGGATCGTGCCTCGCGCCGACCGGCGCCACCCGAAGTTGTACTTCGGCGGTGCGTCGGAGGCCGCGGAGCGGGTTGCGGCGACCGAGGCCGACGTCCAGCTCTTCTGGGGGGAACCCCTTTCGGGAGTCCGGGAACGGATCGAGCGTTTGCGGTCGCTGAGCGAGGAACTCGGCCGCGAGCATCCGCCACTCGAATTCGGCCTGCGGATCACGACCTTCGTCCGTGACACCACGGAACAGGCGTGGGCGGAAGCGGAGGCGAAAGTCGTGGGCATGGCGGAGAACCACCATGCGCCCGTTCCGAACCCGCACCGCCGAACGGCCGTGGGGCAACAGCGACTGCTGGACCTCGCCGCCCGAGGTGAGGTGCTCGACGACAACCTGTACACCACCCCGGGAAAGTTCGGCGGCGCCGGCGCGGGTACCACGTGGCTCGTCGGCTCCCCCGAAGACGTCGCCAAGTCGCTTCGCAAGTATCAGGACCTCGGCATCACGCACTTCGTCCTCTCCGACACCCCGTACCTGCCGGAGATCGAGCGCCAAGGCGATCAGCTGCTGCCGCTGCTGCGAGGCTGA
- a CDS encoding DUF6463 family protein, whose amino-acid sequence MNNGKRLLRWAAAIMLVLGTGHLALVTLFSWDDVTGWFDRGIWAAVPLTPGDTTQTTQSLQNELTFWAGPGSFAVPLILLGALIWHLAGRGVAVPAGVGWGLTAWCVLGGVLLVPSPYFVGAVAGVLVVVAARRTAGSDQGEPTGRAGMDGNGPLSGSAQPKGRDTHR is encoded by the coding sequence ATGAACAACGGAAAGCGATTGCTCCGCTGGGCCGCTGCGATCATGCTCGTGCTGGGAACGGGGCACCTGGCGCTCGTGACGCTCTTCTCCTGGGACGACGTCACCGGCTGGTTCGATCGCGGAATATGGGCAGCCGTCCCGCTCACGCCCGGCGACACCACGCAGACGACGCAGTCCCTGCAGAACGAGCTCACGTTCTGGGCCGGTCCGGGCAGCTTCGCCGTGCCGCTGATCCTGCTCGGCGCGCTGATCTGGCACCTCGCGGGGCGCGGGGTGGCCGTACCCGCGGGCGTCGGCTGGGGGCTCACGGCATGGTGTGTGCTGGGCGGCGTTCTTCTGGTGCCCTCCCCATACTTCGTCGGCGCCGTCGCCGGGGTTCTGGTCGTCGTAGCGGCCAGGAGGACTGCGGGTTCCGATCAGGGTGAGCCGACCGGTCGCGCCGGAATGGACGGAAATGGTCCACTCTCCGGGAGCGCGCAACCGAAAGGAAGAGACACCCACCGATGA
- a CDS encoding DUF4334 domain-containing protein has product MAMGSVGTGWRDLAARESGVTAAELDALWTDLPVARAEDILGEWKGAAFPTGHPLRKALSASRWYGKTFHSLLDAKPLICRAEDGSLFSNVELGGGGEATLWNIEFRGEVTATMVYDRRPVFDHFKWLDENTLMGIMNGRPELVLADGEYFYFLLERA; this is encoded by the coding sequence ATGGCTATGGGCTCTGTGGGGACTGGCTGGCGGGATCTCGCCGCGCGGGAGAGCGGGGTGACGGCGGCCGAGTTGGATGCCTTGTGGACCGACCTGCCGGTGGCGCGCGCCGAGGACATCCTGGGCGAATGGAAGGGGGCGGCATTCCCGACCGGCCATCCGCTGCGCAAAGCGTTGTCGGCGAGCCGCTGGTACGGCAAGACCTTTCACAGTCTGCTGGACGCGAAGCCGTTGATCTGCCGCGCGGAGGACGGATCGCTGTTCTCCAACGTCGAGCTCGGTGGCGGTGGGGAAGCCACGCTGTGGAACATCGAATTCCGCGGTGAGGTGACCGCCACCATGGTCTACGACCGCCGCCCGGTCTTCGACCACTTCAAATGGCTCGACGAGAACACGCTGATGGGCATCATGAACGGCCGGCCCGAACTGGTGCTGGCCGATGGCGAGTACTTCTACTTCCTGCTCGAGCGGGCCTGA
- a CDS encoding MspA family porin, with product MRGSTMAMLGIAATAAFGITAAPATADQVADKSRVVETEDGWELRISKTAEDLQRVPNLAATPFTREGFVTLSAAADISGDGREAVNSGTLQLGYQIGCQADVSNGLTVGLSGAIGPNAMVTVAPSPGLAVGGSALALPSMSTTIKPGTITSITMGTKPLAGPHGSISVDQIQIKIDACAGAVSLRSFAIVSISTATADNSVAVYGDPIWL from the coding sequence TTGAGAGGCTCGACGATGGCGATGCTCGGCATCGCCGCGACCGCGGCTTTCGGCATCACCGCCGCACCCGCGACCGCAGATCAGGTGGCAGACAAATCTCGCGTCGTCGAGACCGAGGACGGTTGGGAGTTGCGGATCAGCAAGACCGCGGAAGATCTGCAACGCGTACCCAATCTCGCCGCGACGCCGTTCACTCGGGAGGGGTTCGTCACCTTGTCGGCGGCGGCCGACATCAGTGGCGACGGACGGGAGGCGGTGAACTCCGGAACGCTGCAGCTGGGCTACCAGATCGGCTGCCAGGCCGATGTCTCCAACGGCCTCACCGTGGGCTTGTCCGGGGCAATCGGCCCGAACGCCATGGTGACCGTCGCCCCCTCGCCCGGCCTGGCGGTCGGCGGCAGCGCGCTCGCTCTGCCCAGCATGTCCACGACCATCAAGCCCGGTACCATCACCAGCATCACGATGGGCACCAAACCGCTTGCGGGGCCGCACGGTTCGATCTCCGTCGATCAGATTCAGATCAAGATCGATGCGTGCGCGGGCGCGGTGAGCCTGCGGTCGTTCGCGATCGTGTCGATCTCCACGGCTACGGCCGACAATTCCGTCGCCGTCTACGGTGACCCGATATGGCTGTGA
- a CDS encoding glycoside hydrolase family 15 protein, whose product MTGRIRAEKTREKRMTEFERAPRLTAFPRIDDYGFISDCEVTALISPSGAIEWMCLPRMDSPSVFAAILDRSAGSFRFAPADFMVPTDRRYIPGTMVMETSWRSGDGWATVRDVLLVGPWRHQTPGRSAHRRTPTDYDAEHILLRTVHCETGQIQFGLDCQPAFGYGRYRARWNYLGSYYLAQADADGTDLQLTLSTDMRLGLEGTHAVARTLLKTGDTRFCALAWGSRDAPGDVEEAEERLLRTIHHWRHWLAGGRFPDHPWTAELTRSALTLKGLTFAPTGAVAAAATTSLPETPGGERNWDYRYSWIRDSAFALWGLYTLGFTWEANDFFSYILDLTEEARDMQIVYGIGGETDLTEQTLPHLRGYDNASPVRIGNEAYRQRQHDVWGAALDAVYLYGRHQDQIDARAWPLLGRAVKSALTYWREPDHGIWEVRGEPRHFTSSKVMCWVAADRGARLARIHQDLERAQRWQKAADEIHADICAHAVDSRGVFTQYYGSTSLDASTLLIPLVRFLPPDDERVRNTVLAIADELTEDGLVLRYRVDETDDGCAGEEGAFTICSFWLVSALSEIGEKTRAKQLCEKLLGYASPLGLYAEEIDPRTGRHWGNYPQAFTHLALINAVMHVIQDEQAILRQALGGESIAPRLDDAPLTRGYIHR is encoded by the coding sequence ATGACCGGCCGGATTCGCGCCGAGAAGACGAGGGAGAAACGCATGACCGAGTTCGAACGCGCACCGCGGCTCACGGCGTTTCCACGCATCGACGACTACGGGTTCATCTCCGATTGCGAGGTCACCGCACTGATCTCCCCCAGCGGGGCCATCGAGTGGATGTGCCTGCCGCGGATGGACTCGCCGAGTGTCTTCGCGGCCATCCTCGATCGGTCCGCCGGCTCGTTCCGGTTCGCTCCCGCCGATTTCATGGTGCCCACCGATCGCCGCTACATCCCGGGCACGATGGTCATGGAGACGAGCTGGCGCAGCGGCGACGGATGGGCGACGGTGCGCGACGTGCTGCTGGTCGGGCCGTGGCGGCACCAGACACCGGGCCGCAGCGCCCATCGGCGCACGCCAACGGACTACGACGCCGAGCACATCCTGCTGCGGACGGTGCACTGCGAGACCGGCCAGATCCAATTCGGGCTCGATTGCCAACCGGCGTTCGGCTACGGCAGGTATCGCGCCCGGTGGAACTACCTCGGCAGTTACTACCTCGCGCAGGCCGACGCCGACGGGACCGACCTCCAGCTGACGTTGAGCACGGACATGCGCCTGGGCTTGGAAGGCACCCACGCGGTCGCCCGCACCTTGCTGAAGACCGGTGACACGCGCTTCTGCGCGCTGGCCTGGGGAAGTCGCGACGCTCCCGGCGACGTCGAGGAGGCCGAGGAGCGGCTGCTGCGAACGATCCACCACTGGCGGCACTGGCTGGCCGGTGGGCGATTCCCGGACCACCCGTGGACCGCGGAACTCACTCGCAGCGCGCTGACGCTCAAAGGATTGACCTTCGCCCCCACCGGCGCCGTCGCCGCGGCCGCCACCACGTCCCTGCCGGAAACCCCTGGCGGAGAGCGGAATTGGGATTATCGCTATTCCTGGATCCGCGACTCGGCATTCGCCTTGTGGGGCCTGTACACCCTGGGCTTCACCTGGGAGGCGAACGACTTCTTCTCCTACATCCTCGATCTGACCGAAGAAGCCCGGGACATGCAGATCGTCTACGGCATCGGCGGCGAAACCGACCTCACCGAGCAGACCCTCCCGCACCTGCGCGGCTACGACAACGCGAGCCCGGTGCGCATCGGTAACGAGGCATACCGGCAACGCCAGCACGACGTGTGGGGCGCGGCGCTGGACGCGGTGTACCTCTACGGCCGACATCAAGATCAAATCGATGCGCGGGCCTGGCCGCTGCTCGGCCGTGCGGTCAAGAGCGCCCTCACCTACTGGCGCGAACCCGACCACGGTATCTGGGAGGTTCGCGGCGAGCCTCGGCACTTCACCTCGAGCAAGGTCATGTGCTGGGTCGCCGCCGATCGCGGCGCCCGGCTGGCTCGCATCCACCAGGACCTGGAACGCGCCCAGCGCTGGCAGAAGGCCGCCGACGAGATCCACGCCGACATCTGCGCCCATGCCGTCGACTCCCGGGGGGTGTTCACCCAGTACTACGGCAGCACGTCGCTGGACGCTTCGACCCTGCTCATCCCCCTGGTTCGTTTCCTGCCACCCGACGACGAGCGAGTACGCAACACCGTGCTCGCGATCGCCGACGAACTGACCGAAGACGGCCTCGTCCTGCGATACCGCGTCGATGAGACCGACGACGGATGCGCCGGGGAAGAAGGCGCTTTCACGATCTGCTCGTTCTGGCTGGTGTCCGCGCTGTCGGAGATCGGCGAGAAGACGCGCGCGAAGCAACTGTGCGAGAAACTTCTCGGCTACGCCAGCCCCCTGGGTCTCTACGCCGAGGAGATCGACCCGCGAACCGGCCGGCATTGGGGCAACTACCCCCAGGCGTTCACCCACCTGGCCCTCATCAACGCGGTGATGCACGTCATCCAGGACGAACAAGCGATCCTGCGGCAGGCTCTCGGTGGTGAGTCCATCGCTCCGCGGCTGGATGACGCACCGCTCACCCGCGGATATATCCACCGCTGA
- a CDS encoding NAD(P)-dependent alcohol dehydrogenase codes for MVTTTAVLSRDPAAPFTVETVEIDDPRDDEIRVRIQATGICHTDLVTRAAGATDHPVLLGHEGAGVVEAVGAAVTGVRPGDRVVLTFRHCGTCRNCRAGRPAYCVRAAKLNQFGARADRSARVTVAGTPVRDGFFGQSSFAAYALATADNTVVIDTEVDPAVLAPLGCGFLTGAGAVLNVLRPDRDARVVVYGAGAVGMAGVLAALVCEVDELVVVEPSPVRRALALELGATAALDPAADDVVPAIRKLTDGGASHALDTTGSARVLATAAAGAAIGGTVVAVGLGTGVPDIDLRDIVLGGKAIRGCLEGDAVPATFIPHLLDLHAAGRFPIDRLVTTYPHTDINAALADQRAGMVVKPVLTW; via the coding sequence ATGGTCACCACCACCGCGGTGCTTTCGCGTGACCCGGCCGCGCCGTTCACCGTCGAAACCGTCGAGATCGACGACCCCCGCGACGACGAGATCCGCGTCCGCATCCAGGCCACCGGCATCTGCCACACCGACCTGGTCACCAGGGCGGCGGGTGCGACCGACCATCCGGTGCTGCTCGGGCACGAAGGCGCCGGAGTGGTGGAGGCCGTCGGCGCGGCGGTGACCGGTGTGCGCCCCGGCGACCGGGTTGTGCTGACCTTCCGGCACTGCGGCACGTGCCGCAACTGCCGAGCCGGACGGCCTGCGTATTGCGTGCGAGCGGCGAAACTCAATCAGTTCGGCGCCCGGGCGGACCGATCCGCTCGGGTCACCGTCGCGGGAACCCCGGTGCGGGATGGGTTCTTCGGCCAGTCCAGCTTCGCCGCGTACGCCTTGGCCACCGCCGACAACACCGTGGTCATCGACACCGAAGTCGATCCGGCCGTCCTCGCCCCGCTGGGCTGCGGGTTCCTCACCGGCGCCGGAGCGGTGCTCAATGTGCTGCGTCCGGACCGGGATGCTCGCGTCGTCGTCTACGGCGCGGGCGCGGTCGGAATGGCGGGCGTGCTGGCCGCGCTGGTGTGCGAGGTCGACGAACTGGTGGTGGTGGAACCGTCACCGGTGCGGCGGGCGCTCGCGCTGGAACTGGGAGCCACCGCCGCCCTGGATCCGGCAGCCGACGATGTCGTGCCCGCGATCCGAAAGCTGACCGACGGCGGGGCGAGTCATGCCCTCGACACCACCGGGTCGGCGCGGGTGCTCGCCACCGCGGCTGCCGGAGCGGCGATCGGCGGCACGGTGGTGGCGGTCGGGCTGGGTACCGGGGTCCCCGACATCGACCTGCGGGACATCGTGCTGGGCGGCAAAGCGATCCGCGGTTGCCTCGAAGGCGACGCGGTGCCCGCGACCTTCATCCCGCACCTGCTGGACCTGCACGCCGCCGGGCGGTTCCC